The sequence below is a genomic window from Sylvia atricapilla isolate bSylAtr1 chromosome 26, bSylAtr1.pri, whole genome shotgun sequence.
cCCTGACACAAACCCCCACACTGCTTGCCAAGTGCAGATGCTCCTCTATGCTGTTCACTGTGGAAAGCACACACCAACCACAGCAGCATCAAATGCCAGCAGaacctgctgcagccccacaccACATCCCCTCTGCTTGCCCCCACCAGAGGCCAAAGCACTGCCAaggatgagaaggaaaaaggaacttACTGGCAAAGACGGGAGCCTGCAACAGCCCTGCGAGGAAGACCACAGCTTGTGGCTCCTGCATGCTGCACCCTGGGAAGCACAGGAACAGTACCTCTGACATTTATACCTGCCCCCCCTGGCAAGTGAGAAGGTGAACAGCTCCAAGCCAAACAGGCTTGCATATCCCAGCAAATGTCCCTTGACTGTGATCTGAAGAAACACCTCGGCAGCCTGGGAAATAAGCATCTCTCCCACATGATCAGGACTGTGCTCCCAGCATGTTTAGGCTTCAATCAGGCTCACAGTAAACTTCAAAGTGTTTCTTGAGAGCCACTCACTGGATTTGCTGAGAGCCTGGGGAAGCTCCCTTGGGGGTCTTTGTTCTTACCACCACTTCCAAACTACAAACCACAAACCACAAATTTAAGTTTGTGGTGACCAGGAGCCACTCTCAAATACTCTCATTTGAAAGAACATGCATCCTTCATCCTCCTTCATCCCATTCAATGGTTTTATCTGTGGATaaccctgtcctgtccctcctcaCAGCAAATGGAGTCAGAGCTGGCACTTGAACAATGCTGGCAACACAGCAGTGTTGGCACATTGTTCCAGTTGTCACAGCAGTGATGGCAGCACGTCCCCCACAGCCACACAGTTCTGCTGTTAACTCTACAGAGGAAAGCACTAGTTAAAGTAGGAAAGCTCTAGTCACCAAAgtcctggaagcagcagaggcagcactggTGCCCTTGTGCTGTCAGGGCTCTCAGACATGGCCGATGACAGCACCATTCCTGAACACAGAATGCACACAGTCCCTCACCACAGAACTCGGGACCTCTGCACCATCTTGtccagggacacagcacagggaataGATCCAGTTCCcagggaaaacatttttgcCAAATTGAGGAGTGAGAGCACACAAGAGAATAGGGGTAGCAGCATGGACACTCCTCTGGCATTCAAAATGAGGTTcagggggttgggtttttttttcctgcaattaCCTACAAGTGCAACAATCACAGACACTTACAGAAACTGCACAGCCCTTGGAACAAGCCGAGTTCCCCTTGAGCTCACCCCGTGTTCCTGGAGGACAACTGGGTCTCTCTGGAATGAATGCCTTGTGAAAACAATTAGCAAAGCCAAAATGCTAGAGAAGGCATCCTATCAAAACCACACCATTTACCACCACACTACAGGATCCCCAGCCCAGACCAGAAATCAGCACAGCTGCtcaacaacaataacaaaagtTTAATTGTGTTAAGAGACAAACATACATAACAAAACCCacacttccattaaaaaaattccttgtgCCTGGGCACCTGAGCCAAGCCACTCTCTGTTCACAGCTCCGTGGTGCTGCAGAGTACCCAAAGAGGCTGGGACTGCTACTGGGAGTTACTGTTGTATAACCTGgccagagcagagagctgcactACAGCCACATGGGAAGGGACATAAAAAATAGTtatgaaaaaatatgcattttaaataaagaactTACAACAACTTcaactttatataaaatatcatGGTTGCCATGTTTCAACTTCAGTGTCTCAATTCTAAGAATTATTTAACTCTCAGCATCCTGTTTTCCATCTTGCACCACCTCTGCAGTCTCTTTCTCCAGAGGGCTGTCTCTGTCCAGCTCAGTCCAAAGtacctgaaaatgaaaaaacacaaTACAGTCTCAGGAATCAGAAGCGCAGTTCTgtgaacaaaaaaaagtcttgttcACAAGCTGGCAAAAGAAAGTGCAGTCACTTTAAAGTTTAagcaaataaacacacacaagtAAAACCAAATCTAGCTCAAAAAACTACTACACGTGCCTCAGGGTCCAGGTGTATCGTTACAATTCGGGACAGCTCAAGTAACGATACGTGTAAACTCCAGTTCTCCAGAGGGCACTATAGCAATGATTTATTGAAAGACAGACTCTTTTATACAGTGTTCCAGTACAATGAATTTGATTGGTCATTTGGAACAACACCTCTTGACCGTTTCTTATAAGTAAACAGGAACCAGGCAAAAACACCATCTGCTAATGGTATTTTACTTTCCAAGGATTGTTTTGATTCCTCCTTACGATTTCCCAGGCCAGAGTGAGAGAGTGCTAAGTTCCCACAGGCTCTGCCGCTGCTGCCTGAAGCCTAAAAATCCATGTTGTGAtcactgtcagttcccacacAGCTGAGCCATTCCAGTGCTCAGAGGGGCATTGCAATCCACACTAGGAATTACTGATGATGCGGAAGCAGAGAGCTTTGCAAATGATTCAGTTCTTTCTCTCCTAAGTAGGTGATTAcacaaaatactgaaatcaAGTAGAAACTCACCTtccaaaaaagcaaattcaTCAATAGCGTCAATGGCATTATCTAAAAAGCAAATTGAGAccaattaaaatatataaaccaACTCCATATTTGCACCTGTTTCAAACTGCAGCATTTGAAACTACGTAACAGCATAGTGACCAATTTCAAAGAGATTTACTTGTTTTGGAGATAGTGTGTGAAATTATGAGTGTAGCCTTTGGTAGAAGTTTTTCTCTACCATCTTCAGGGAAAGAAAGTAGAAATCCATAATTACTTCAGCACCTCCAGATAGGTGGAAAAATCCCCCATTGCAGCAACCCTTTGCTAAGGCCAGTACAGAACATGCTCCCATACCCAGGTCTTTTCTTtgcagggtttttctttttccttgctggGCATACACGTAAGCATCTTTGGCTATGGTTTCAACAAACAGCTCCTGCAAGGCAAAACAGGACAGGTTCACATAGGAGATGAGAGAGAGAATatcctgaagaaaaaggaaggtcCTAAAAGGCTGCAGGATTAAATCAGACTCTTTGTCCTAATACTACCCGTTCCCAGTAAACAGGTCTGAAAATACCAGAGGAAATGGCTGGACAGTGAGGCACAGGACAAGCAATGAGGGAGAAAGCTAGGAACCCACGTTCTCTGAGAGACTCACTCCACACCAGGGGCTCCCAGGGCACCTTCCGAAAGGGGAAAGTGTCCTGTGCTCAGGAGATGAACCATGAATTCCTTCAGGTGGAGAAatacctctaagatcattgCGTCCAATcatcaacccagcaccaccTCCACGTTCACCACcaccccatgtccccaagtgctaCATTGTTTtaaacagttccagggatgCTGACTGCCCcgggcagcctgtgccacagctggACAACTCTctccatgaaggaattttcccaatatccTAAACCTCCCGAGGCCGTTTCCTCTTGGCCTGTGCCTTCTTGCTTGGGAGAAGCGATCGACGCCCACCTGGGACCCACCCACTCCTCCTCAGGGAGTTGTCCAGAGCCAGAAGGTATCcccgagcctccttttctccaggacgAGCCCCTTtaccagctccctcagctgctcctgaggctccagacccttccccaggtCGGGCCGGTCGCAGTCGCCCGGGAGTCCGTGAGCCGCCGCCcgggagaaaaggaaaaacgTCCCGGGACAGACTGAGCAGCATCCCCGCATCCCGCAGCGTTCCGGCCTCCAGGGCCCCCAGGGGCCGCCCCTCACCGTGGCCCGCGCCAGCACGAACACGGCCTCCTGGCTGGCCAGGGTGACGTCCGGGTCCGCCTTCACCAGCGCCTTCACCCGCGCCAGCGGCAGCCGGGCCAGGCGGGCCGCCCCCGGGCCCTGCggccccccgcccgccgcgtCCTCCCCGGGCGCGGCCGCCTCGGcgggccccggccccggccccggccccggccccggccccggccccggccccggccccggccccggccccggccccggccccggccccggccccggcacggccgccgccgccatccCGCCCGAGCGCTGCGCttgcgcggggccgggccgcgctcGGCGGGGCCTCGCTGCATCCCCGCGGCGCCGGCGGCCCCGAGGGCGGGcgctcctccttcccttcccgcAAAACGCAGCTCCTCAGCTTCCCCTTCATCCCGTCCCCAGACACAGCCCCTCGTCTTCCCCTTCACCGTGTCCCTTAACACAGCCCCCATCCCCGTCCTCCCCAAAGATAGCCCTCAGTGCCTCTCTGACACCCCGTGCCCCAGCACGGCTCTCGGGCCGCCCTCTCCCCACACACAGGGACGTGCCCTCTCCCTTGCGGCGGCACGAGCAATGGGGCAGGTGGGAGCTGGCTGTCACTGCTCTCTGCCCGTCCTGTGCTCCAGAGTCAGCTCCCCGTGCGTCCAGTGGGGGATCTCCCAGCACCCtctctccatcccatctccagcTGGCGGGATCAagctctccagctctcccttgGGCACCCACTACCCTCCACAGGACCCTCAGGACCACCTCCCTTGGCCAAGAGAtgcagcccttccccagccttcCCCATGTCCTCAAACTCTTGTCTTTTCCTTAAACCGTATGCAGGCAGAAGCCACCTCAGGCACTGCTGGTGGGACACCTTCtcaaagggctgcagggacgtgccagtcctggagcagggacaccagcaCTAACCAGCAGGCCAGAGCACCCCTGCCCGGGCTTGACTCGACCTGTCAGACCATTCCTGCTTTAGAGGCAGTAAACAGGGACACCAGGCCACTTACATACTGCGATGGCCCGACACAGCACCCTGCCATACGGAGCTTCCCCTTGCTTCCCAGAGGAGTtaggctctgcagcagagctcatgTCTCACAGTTTTGGATACTCCAGGAAGCCATAGCCCTCACCCAGCTTTTTTGGGCtcccacagagcacagctgtgcaCCCACTGCACCTTCCCACTCTGCAAGTCATGTGCAGCTTTGAGTCCTGACCTGCAGAGGACACCTGGGCCACCATGGGACAAGGACATTGCCCACCCTCCAGGTCCCAATCCTTCGCATCCCGCAGTCAGCTCCCAAAACTGAGGCTCTCCTCCGGGTAAGGATCCTATGGCCAGAAGGACTTGGTGGACTGCAGTTGTCAAACAGTAGCAGAGCTAGTGGTGTAccaagagctgctcctcctcctctttctcctcctccttgtgCAGTCTCACCATCAGGCAAAAGCAACTTCCTGGCATTGCAGACAGCACCTCACCAGCGGTTAGGAAAGAGCTTCTGGTTTCAAGGGAGGGGGAGCCTCAGAGAGGCTTGTCCAGAATGCTTTGGGTGGTCTTCAGCAAGGAGGGGAGCACACAGGAAAGCATCCACTAACAGAAGATGGTGAGTAAGAACCAGACTTGGGCTGTAgtggacatggggacagggcactgggagccatACATCCTGGTTGGAAAGGTTTTAGGGATGTCCTTGTGAGGGGCGGGATCTGGCCATGACCCTTGCACcttctgaaagctgaaatcctcCTGTACATCTGAGCTGGATGGAGTTTCAAAGGTCTCTGACCAGTTTCTGGGCTCAGAGGAAGGTTTTCTGGGTGAATTTAGGCTTAATATAAACATCTGTGAAAGGAGGAGGTCACACTCCCACCGAGTCCAGGAGAGCCCCCACCAGCACAAAATGGATTGGAAAACCTGGAACTGATCACAGTGATGGCAGTGCTGTACATCCAAGGGCTCTGAGGGAGTCCCAGCTCATGGAACAGGCCCAAAACTGATCATTACAAACCACCAAATCA
It includes:
- the LOC136371772 gene encoding DNA polymerase epsilon subunit 4-like, whose amino-acid sequence is MAAAAVPGPGPGPGPGPGPGPGPGPGPGPGPGPGPGPAEAAAPGEDAAGGGPQGPGAARLARLPLARVKALVKADPDVTLASQEAVFVLARATELFVETIAKDAYVYAQQGKRKTLQRKDLDNAIDAIDEFAFLEGTLD